Part of the Streptomyces sp. NBC_00457 genome, CCTCCCAGCCGTAGACGAAGCTGCCGCTGGTGCAGGCCCACACCACCGCCTCGGCGCCGGTCAGGCGGAGGTCCTCGACGCCCGCCGCGAGTCGTTCCGCCGAGCCCATCCCGAGCAGCGCGTCGACACGGTGGGCGTCCTCGCCGATGTCCGTGTGGATCACGTCGAGCCGGATGTCGCTGCCCAGGAGCAGCTCGATGCGTGGATAGTCGTCCTCGGCGGAGTGGCCCGGGTAGAGGAATCCGAGTGCTGTCATGTCCACCCTTCCTGCTGCTGCTCTTCCTCCGGCAGTGCGGGGCCGGAACCCTCCGGCAGTACGGCGCCGGAACTCTCCGGCACCACGGGGCCGATCCGCGCGGCCGGATCGATCAGCCGCTGATACGGCCCCACCGCTCGGGTACCCAGTCGGCGCAGTGCCGCCCACATCGTCACCTGGTTGGCCGACAGGACCGGCAGGCGCAGTTCCGCCTCGAGTTGGGGGATGACGTCGTACGTGGGCAGGTTGGTGCAGCTGATGAACAGGGCGTCCGCCCCGCCCCGGCTCACCGCCTGCCGCGCCATGTCCGCCACGTTCCGGTACGGCACCTTCCAGATGTGCCGCGTCAGGCCCATGAACGCGCAGCCCGTGACCGTGACGCCCGCCTCCGCCACGTACTCCTCCAGCGAGCGGGTCACCGACACCGTGTACGGCGTCACCAGCGCCACCCTCCGCGCGCCCAGCGAGGCCAGCGCCTCCAGCAGCGCGCCGGACGTCGTGAGGGACGGCACGGCGCCCTCGCGGGTCATCGCCTCGCACATCGCGCGTTCGCCCGCGACGCCGCCGACGAAGCTGCCGGAGGTGCAGGCGTAGGCGACGACCTCGGGCGTGACGGCGTTCAGGGTGCGCACGGCGTCGCCGAGCGTCTCGTGCTCGCTGACCAGCCGGGCCAGGTCGAGGCTGACCTCCACGGGCACGAACGGCGTGCGCGTGAGGTGGAGGGAGACGTCGTCGGGCACCCAGCGCCACAGCTCGCGATCCAGCGCGAAGTCGAAGGGGGCCACTACACCGACACCGCGCTGAAGGCGCGGTCCGCCCAGAAAGGAGACATCCATGGCAGGCACCGGCCTCACATGAGGAACGAGAGGGCAGCGGACCCAACGCCCGCCCATGTTGACGAAGGTAGGTTCGGGTGCGAGCGTGGTCAATCCTCGCATGTCGCCCGCAGGTCAACGTGTCGTTACCGGCACATCACCGCCCACGTCAGACGACTGTCATCGCCGAGAAATCGTTGAGAAAACGCCGAGAAACGGCCCTCGAATGACCTCACCCCCGTCCGCCCCCACCCTCCTCGTCCTCGACGCCGAGCCGCCGCCCCGCCTCGGCCGCCTCACCGGCCGCGCGCGCATCGAACACGCGGCCCCCTCGACCCTCGCCGAGCGCCTCCCGCACGCCGATGTGCTCCTGGTCTGGGACTTCACCTCGCACGCCGTGCGCGAGGCCTGGCCGGGCGAGGGACCGCGCCCGCGCTGGGTGCACACGGCGAGCGCGGGCGTGGACCATCTGATGTGCCCGGAGCTGGCCGACTCCGACACGGTGGTCACCAACGCACGCGGCATCTTCGACCAGCCCATCGCCGAGTACGTCGCCGCGCTCGTCCTCGCGATGGCCAAGGATCTGCCGCGGACGTGGGAGCTCCAGCGCGCCCGGGAGTGGCGCCACCGCGAGTCGCAGCGGGTCGCGGGCACACGCGCGTGCGTCGTCGGTTCGGGCCCGATCGGGCGGACGATCGCCCGTACCCTCAAGGCCCTCGAAGTGACGACCGCGCTCGTCGGACGCACCTCGCGCACCGGCGTCCACGGCCCCGAGGACCTCGACCGGCTGATGGCGCGCGCCGACTGGGTGATCGCCGCCGCGCCGCTCACCGAGCAGACGCACGGCATGTTCGACGCCCGCCGCTTCGGCATGATGCAGCCCTCCGCACGCTTCATCAACGTCGGCCGCGGCCAGCTGGTCGTCGAGGACGCGCTCGCCGAGGCGCTGGCCAAGCGGTGGATCGCGGGCGCAGCCCTGGACGTCTTCGAGCACGAACCCCTCACCCCCGACAGCCCGTTGTGGCAGTTGCCCGGCCTGATCGTGTCCCCGCACATGAGCGGCGACACGATCGGCTGGCGGGACGAACTCGGTCGGCAGTTCCTGGAGTTGTACGAACGCTGGGAGGCGGGCAGATCACTGCTGAACGTGGTCGACAAGAAGCGCGGGTACGTACCCGGACGCTGACGTCCCTGGAGGATGCTGCATGTCGGAGCTCACCGAGCTGACCGCCGTACAACTCGTCAACGGCTTCCGAAAGGGCGAGTTCAGCCCCGTCGAGGCGACCCGCGCGGCCCTGGAACGCGCCGAGCAACTGCAGCCGGTCGTCAACGCGTTCGTACGTCTCGACCCCGAGGACGCGCTCGCGCGGGCCGCCGAGTCGGAGCGGCGGTGGCGGCGCGGGGAGCCGGCCGGGCTGGTGGACGGGGTGCCGGTGACGGTGAAGGACATCCTGCTGATGCGGGGCGGGCCGACGCTCAAGGGCTCCAAGGCCATTGACCCGAACGGCCGTTGGGACGAGGACGCCCCCTCCGTCGCCCGGCTGCGCGAGCACGGCGCCGTGTTCCTCGGGAAGACCACGACGCCCGAGTTCGGCTGGAAGGGCGTCACGGACTCACCGCTGTCCGGGGTGACCCGAAACCCCCACGACACCTCACGCACCGCGGGCGGTTCGAGCGGCGGAAGCGCGGCGGCCGTGGCGCTGGGCGCGGGGCCGTTGTCGCTCGGCACGGACGGCGGCGGCAGTGTCCGCATCCCGGCCGCCTTCTGCGGGATCTTCGCGCTGAAGCCGACGTACGGACGGGTGCCGCTGTATCCCGCGAGCGCCTTCGGCACGCTGGCGCACGTCGGGCCGATGACGCGGGACGCGGCGGACGCGGCGCTGCTGATGGACGTGATCGGCGGTCCCGACGCCCGGGACTGGTCGGCGCTCGCACCGGCCACCTCCTTCGTCCAGGCCCTCGCGGGCGGCGTCCGCGGGCTGCGGGTCGCCTACTCGCCCGCGCTGGGCGGCCAGGTGGCGGTCCGTCCCGCGGTCGCCGCGGCCGTACGGCGGGCCGTGGAACGCCTGGCCGGGCTCGGCGCGTACGTCGAGGAGACCGACCCCGACTTCACCGACCCGGTGGACGCCTTCCACACCCTGTGGTTCAGCGGCGCGGCCCGGGTGACCCAGCCCTTCGGGCCGCACCAGCGCGAGTTGCTCGATCCCGGACTCCGCGAGATCTGCGCCCTCGGCGCCCGCTACAGCGCGCTGGACTACCTCGCCGCGGTCGACGTCCGCATGGAACTCGGGCGCCGGATGGGGCACTTCCACGAGTCGTACGACCTGCTGGTCACGCCGACCCTGCCGATCACCGCGTTCGAGGCGGGCGCCGAGGTACCGAAGGGATCAGGGCACCGGCGGTGGACCGGCTGGACGCCGTTC contains:
- a CDS encoding D-2-hydroxyacid dehydrogenase, translated to MTSPPSAPTLLVLDAEPPPRLGRLTGRARIEHAAPSTLAERLPHADVLLVWDFTSHAVREAWPGEGPRPRWVHTASAGVDHLMCPELADSDTVVTNARGIFDQPIAEYVAALVLAMAKDLPRTWELQRAREWRHRESQRVAGTRACVVGSGPIGRTIARTLKALEVTTALVGRTSRTGVHGPEDLDRLMARADWVIAAAPLTEQTHGMFDARRFGMMQPSARFINVGRGQLVVEDALAEALAKRWIAGAALDVFEHEPLTPDSPLWQLPGLIVSPHMSGDTIGWRDELGRQFLELYERWEAGRSLLNVVDKKRGYVPGR
- a CDS encoding maleate cis-trans isomerase family protein — encoded protein: MDVSFLGGPRLQRGVGVVAPFDFALDRELWRWVPDDVSLHLTRTPFVPVEVSLDLARLVSEHETLGDAVRTLNAVTPEVVAYACTSGSFVGGVAGERAMCEAMTREGAVPSLTTSGALLEALASLGARRVALVTPYTVSVTRSLEEYVAEAGVTVTGCAFMGLTRHIWKVPYRNVADMARQAVSRGGADALFISCTNLPTYDVIPQLEAELRLPVLSANQVTMWAALRRLGTRAVGPYQRLIDPAARIGPVVPESSGAVLPEGSGPALPEEEQQQEGWT
- a CDS encoding amidase — protein: MSELTELTAVQLVNGFRKGEFSPVEATRAALERAEQLQPVVNAFVRLDPEDALARAAESERRWRRGEPAGLVDGVPVTVKDILLMRGGPTLKGSKAIDPNGRWDEDAPSVARLREHGAVFLGKTTTPEFGWKGVTDSPLSGVTRNPHDTSRTAGGSSGGSAAAVALGAGPLSLGTDGGGSVRIPAAFCGIFALKPTYGRVPLYPASAFGTLAHVGPMTRDAADAALLMDVIGGPDARDWSALAPATSFVQALAGGVRGLRVAYSPALGGQVAVRPAVAAAVRRAVERLAGLGAYVEETDPDFTDPVDAFHTLWFSGAARVTQPFGPHQRELLDPGLREICALGARYSALDYLAAVDVRMELGRRMGHFHESYDLLVTPTLPITAFEAGAEVPKGSGHRRWTGWTPFTYPFNMTQQPAATVPVGTDGDGLPIGMQILGARHRDDLVLRAAHALYEAGGAGPRE